The sequence below is a genomic window from Pecten maximus chromosome 14, xPecMax1.1, whole genome shotgun sequence.
TTTTgaagatttaaataaaattaatgtcTTTTTTAAGCAATGatttatcatttaaattctCAGATAAAAATCTTTGGTATCAGTCACATTGTTATTTTTTCCTTATCACAGCTAACAATTATAGTTACCTGTCTAGTGTTGACCTTTAACTTAGATACCACCTACCTGCCGACCATTGTCTTAATTCTAACAAAGATACCACTTACCTTACAACTTTTGTCTAAATTCTAACAAAGATACCACTTACCTGCCGACCTTTGTCTTAATTATTACCACAGATAACACTCACCTGTCGACCTTTGCCAACACCAGCTGCATCCCCAATAAAGAATCCTGCACGCTGACCGTTCGGCAACATGGTCTGGTGTCTCTGgcactgtatacatatatgtagtaacaGTACACCAAATACTTCATTATATCCAAGATTTAGGGGTGTAAATCAGGGTAATATTTTGCTGGACTTTATAGGTGAATTCATCAGTGATCAATAGTAATATTAACTTTTAAATAAATTACTTCTCGAgcattaaaaaatacaaatatttaaaatatataggaATAAATAGCAATCTCCGAAGTATTCATGGTATTTTGTTCACTCCTCAATTCAATTTCACATTGCCTCAACTGGCATTGTTAGATATGTACCATGTGTATCAactgaaataatgataaatgtaAAGATTATAGCAATGTCGTTTGATTGTGGCACCACATTTCATCCACACATATAAGTATATTTGTGTCCGAATTCAATTCATGACGCATTCCCCAACTGTATTTGTTGTTCCACGGAAGTAATTAAATATACCAATATGTTTAAATCTGGTAATTTGAATGCAAGAAAAGGAAATCCAACAAAAATGCTCCCTTATAAATTCTACAGTTATGCTGCACAAAATTGCTAATTTTGTCAGGTGACATTTTCCAAAATGGTCAGGAAAACAGAGATCAAAATCTGAACTGAAAACGAAAGTTCTGCAAAGGAAAGATGTGACTTACAGCATACAGGATGCCCTCAAGCTGAAGACTGCTGAGTTTACAGGATGTTATCATCTCTCGAGGGAGGCTGTCTGCCAGGGGGTACACCGGCTCAGGTGGTAACAACGACTGGAATTATATTACTTCGGTGTCAGGACAAGATTACTTAAGTTAGTCCTTTACCAAAATACATGAAGAAATAGTGTTTCCAAGTTCATTTTTGCAAACAATCTActgaaaaatgttttaaagcaAGAAATGTATAACTTAAGCTTAAAAGCCTTATGTAATCATTAATCAATAGTGAAGTGCCATACAGCAAAAGCATCATGTATGACTTAGCAGGGATGAATCCCATTAGTtcatttgtttggtttattgcCTCATGAACAGCCAGtgtccttgtagtagctggtgactacctcactgaaaaacatATGGAAGGcctgtcacatgccatccacagaaattaaggtaaagtgtcttgtccaaggacacaaccatgcCAGTATAGACCAGTCAGTTTCTCAGATTCTCGAGAAACATGAACCACCACAGGTATAGGGAACATTGAACGATACACTTCAGATCTTCACTTGAGTTTACGTAAGCCAATGCTCTAACCAATTGAACTATCGGGGGCGCGGCGGGACGCCATTGAATCACATCAGAAACAGGTGACTATACACATAGCATTGACAGGTTCACAGGAAAtctaaaataagatttttttcctACAACAGAAAACTACAATCCATGATACTTACAGCAAGAGGACCTGCCTCCACTATGTCACCGGGATGGGGCTGACAACCAGGAACGATTTCTCTATACTTGTACACAGAAAATACCTCCGAactacaataaaacaatacttgTACACAGAAAACACCTCCGAACTACAATAAAACAGAGtccattaaatattatatacatatatattaccaatctcttttaaaatatttggtTATTCTCCAAACTGTTAAATATCCATTGATATCCATAAAAATCACTGGACACTAATTCATGTTTACCCCTTCCAAAATCAATGCAGGCAGAGAAGTTAAAGTGATATATGAAAGATTGAAGACTGACATAAACTGTATTCTGAAGATAATTAAAAGGACAATAATAAATTAAGCACATTTAATAAGCATTCCACAATAGACTGCTAATTTGCTTTAAGTTATTGACAGATTAGCAATGTGTCATAAAGTTGTGAACTATACAAACCTAACACTCTCTTGTACCCCATCATCTTTGATTTCTTCCTGATCCGGCTGTTGCCCAGCCATTTGTAGACTCCCTTGACCCTGTACTGTGGTAGTAGGGACACGGGCATACATGTTGTTCATGGCGTCGATCTGCTGAAGTATAGGGTGGACGGGTGATTGTAACTGCCCCATGAGGTAGGAAGACCCCTGCGTTGAGCCAGCCTGGGACGAGGTCCCCGGGGTTGGCGCTGtatacggagaggacattggtGGACCGTATCCTACCTGGGCGGACATGGCCATAGGATTCCCGGAGGTAAGAGGTGGGCTTCCATATATCATGGGATTCTCAGAGTTAAGTGGTGGTGTCCCGTACATCACATCAGCGTTATATTTTTAAGAAAGTTAAAGTTGGAGTATACATTGGCAGCAAGTTTGTTCAGCTAAAtcttaaaaagaaataaaataaacattttgtataaatttcaAACCCAAAACTTGCAGTGAATATGTACACCATAATAGAACAATAAATACCATCACTGATAGTAGGTGTTGGGCATCATTCCTCTCTTAATTGTGATCACGATATTTAAATTTCCAATTTGATCATCAGGCAGAAGTCTAGCTATGATAGCTAGATGATGGACAGACGATTTCTGAGAGATGGTCATGTCAAGAGTATATATCAGGTTGGGGAAAACCACCAACTTGTGTATAATACACAACCTTAATTATCATACAAATGCAAAAGTAAATATTCTTAGCACATTGGAAAGTATCAAAAATTGATGCAATACTTCTGGAAATGTAACATCAAGTTTCTAGTAAAGGTATATGTATACAACGCATTCAGTAAAcatattttagtaaaatatcATTCCTTGTTGTAAATTAAATGCcctttgataaaatatttcaaaatttactgtttaattgattttgtcTATTCTTAGTAACAAATCAATACTGAAACTGGCGTATAATATGCGAATTCGCATATATTATACGCCAGTTTTCCCCAACCTTTATAACTATGTAGGCAGGAATATACAAATCTCGCATATGTTATACGCCAGTTTTCCCCAACCTTTATAACTATGTAGGCAGGAATATACGAATCTGTTAATTTTACTGCAGCTATGATGGTACACCATGACTTATTGTAACACTTCTTCATAATACCAGTATTGGAGAAtttggttataatgtaaatttctttttctttcataTCATCATATTGACATGTATCCAAATGTACTATTACAATCACACATTCCCTACTACTTGGCCCGAGTTTCCTATTGCCCTGGCTTACACCACACGTCACATGGACATGCATTCTGACAGTTGTCCACTATATAGCTAGTACcaaggccagaggaaactcgggctatttACTACTATAAAATTATAGAAGAGTGTGTAATCAtaattgtttatgtatattatttataatctGGGCACCTGTGCCTAAACAGCTGTACAATGATCAATTTTGCAATTCAGCAAACTTAAAAATCAGACATACAAATAGGCCTACTCAGCTAATTGAAAATCAGACACGATAGATGACATCATCTTTCGCAAGAAAAACGGATCTGTTTGATTTGGGAATAATACTGATTCAAAGAGATCTAGAATGCTAAAAGGAACGTCTTAAATACAAAACTTACAAAgtacaacaaaacaaatcttcaaCCTTTTCTCCCGCCATGTAATCGGAAGTGGATATTTTAATACCTCTTTTTTTAGAGAGTTCCAATACTAAAGGTGCATAAAGAGGATAAAGGTAAGATGCTGTGTTTAAAGAATGCATTTAAAATGACACTCAGTAATAATTGCAGATGACACTGATAGCATGTATGATTAATATACGTTTGTATATGAAGCAAAGAATCGTTCAGCCTAGTTTCGTAGGTGAAATCGTTTGCACATATCACAGGGGTTCGTCGCGTTCGCGATCGGCTACTTACTtagtactgttactgtacacGATATTTGGCCAGTTTGACCAGAGCTGTTCGCTTATGAAAAAccaaccaacaaacaaacaagcaaataaacaaaaaggaaaaaaccGGACCATCAGTTTATCTGGTTTCAAGGCATGTATTAAATTCGGCATGACCCCCAGCGTTGATAAATTatgtttgttaaaaaatatatgaacCGATTTATTATACTAAATGAAAGGGCTTCCACGTGTTAGttatatcatacaatatgataCATATAGGCCAAACATAGTATATCACAAGTGCAAAGACATTTGTGACCTGTTTGTGAATCTGGTGGAATCATCTCCTATCATTGATAACTTGTTGAAATAAGCcacagttttttttgtttttttttgtaagtgttttatatttaaatccACAAAGGAAAATAAAACCTTGATTTCGAAGATGTAAAATCTGAAAAGAAAACACACTCTGTTCAAAAGACTGCTGTGCATGCATTATTAAAATATAGTTATGTAGCGGTACTGGACTGGGTCAATCatcagtgaccaggtagctcaattggtagagcatctggctagtgttcggtggtcccgggttcgaatcctggtctggccgctacattttctcctctcctgttacagttATATGTGGAGCTCATATTGTCTTGTCAGAGGTCCTGATCgtcaagttatgaatgaatcTTAATGGCTTTAAAGGTGCATGTTTATCGCTCAAAAATGTGCAATTTCTCCGTAagaattgggaatggggcccattaaaaGCCCCAAAACTCCCCCAGAAAAAGTCCTGAATGCTACATCAGTGATTCATTGCCTTCAGGTCAggatgtcaaaggtcaatacAAAATGACAACTAAAAAATATgcatgaaatatacattttatgtatgaaGAAAGGTCATAAATCCTTCAGGTCTTTTAGGTGTTCATGTTTCAAAGTGGATATAATTAATACACCTTCCTTTCACTTAGAGTGATTAATAagtaagttgatataacttgttctATGGTATTTGTTATATACGTAGTGTGGAAATAGTActtgtttttcaatttatataaatgaagttatTTTACCTGAACTCaaaagtttattttatttatttttttcagatgtGATGGATAAGCGGTGTGACGATCAACAGTATTGAAGGGAAGATAATGTTGAAATCCTACCATGAAAACCTGGCGTGTCTCTCCACTTCTGAGATCTCGGTTTGGCAAAACCATCCTGCTGTCACTATGTGTTCTTGTGTTGGTTGTCTTCTCCAACCTGTTCTATGGTTTCAGTATACTGACAAAAAACTCGCCTATGAATTGGACATCTAGACCCAACTACTTTCGGATGCTTCAACACATGCCCAACAAATTAATGAGGAAATCTGCAAGTCGGACAGAACAGATATGTCGCCATCCAAGACTGTCACTTTTTCAGGATTCTATACAGAGTGCTTTTCATCCCATGGATCCATTAGTTTGTATAGGgaaaaatttgttttattttgagaaAGGAATTCTTCGTATGAATGACACTGTTTTACACCCATTGGATGGGTATACCCATCATGAATTTAGAGAGTCAAAAGCGAATTTTTCGGAAGATGGAACAAGAACTATTCGGAAATGTTTATATCGAGGTATTGAAAGAGTCACAGATGATTattatacatacacaaaaacaatTGTCAAGGAAAAGCCGCCATTTAGTCTACTGGTAGAACATGATTTTATGTCAGTGAAATGTTTTTATCATCATCCAGAAGATGAAGAAAAGGAAACGGATTCAGATGAGAAAAAGAAATCAGAAGAAAAGAACCTGTCAGGTTTGGCAGATGAGAAAACAGAAAATGATTTTAGGCCTGTAGAATTCGACGAAATGAACCATGAACATTTTCATGATATGGATGAATCTTTAAATGAGCATGGTAAGGATGCTTTGTTTGGTAGTAACTATGAACATGAATTTGATGGGAACTTTTCCTATGAAAACTGGCATTCCTGGAATGACTATCATGTAGATCTAGACGAACAGGAGGTGGCAGATTTTGATCAGTTTTTAGTACAGGTACATCCAAAACCAAATGTCTTTCAGAGAATTCAGAACAGCAAATGGAACAAACATTCAACTCGTATGAATGTCCTTATCCTTGGTTTGGATTCAATGTCTCACCTGTCCTACCAACGAAAGCTGCCAAACACCTACCGCTACCTCAGGGATCACCTAGACATGGTCATTCTGGACGCTTATAACATTGTGGGAGATGCTACTACAGCTGCCTTGATACCAATACTGACAGGTAATTATAACCCGATATCTATACTGACAGGTAATTATAACCCGATACCAATACTGACAGGTAATTATAACCCGATATCTATACTGACAGGTAATTATAACTCAATATCTATACTGACAGGTAATTATAACCTGATATCTATACTGACAGTTAACCCAATACCTATACTGACTGGTAATTATAACCTGATATCTATACTGACAGGTAATTATAACCTGATATCTATACTGACAGGTAATTATAACCTGATACCTATACTGACAGTAATTATAACCCGATACCTATACTGACAGGTAATTATAACCTGATATCTATACTGACAGGTAATTACATCCTGATTCCATTTCACAATTTCTTCAGAATCTATAAGTTGGACTTTAgagaaaatctttaaaatgaaatattgtatattttcatttcaaacttGGTAAAAGCATGCAAAGAATCATTGATAAAAGCAATTTTCACTATATTCAAAGTTTATTTGATGACTTTTTATCACAaatcttataaatatatatatatatcaatgccTATAGGTAAGACAGAAGTGGAGCTACCAGAAGTAAGGATGAATCATGATGATGCTGTCAGTGTAGACAAGTACCCGATGATCTGGAATGATTTCCGGGACCAAGGTTATGTAACATTGTTTGCAGAGGATGAGCCAAGCATAAGTGCCTTTAATTTACGATTAAGTGGATT
It includes:
- the LOC117342633 gene encoding LOW QUALITY PROTEIN: uncharacterized protein LOC117342633 (The sequence of the model RefSeq protein was modified relative to this genomic sequence to represent the inferred CDS: inserted 1 base in 1 codon), producing the protein MKTWRVSPLLRSRFGKTILLSLCVLVLVVFSNLFYGFSILTKNSPMNWTSRPNYFRMLQHMPNKLMRKSASRTEQICRHPRLSLFQDSIQSAFHPMDPLVCIGKNLFYFEKGILRMNDTVLHPLDGYTHHEFRESKANFSEDGTRTIRKCLYRGIERVTDDYYTYTKTIVKEKPPFSLLVEHDFMSVKCFYHHPEDEEKETDSDEKKKSEEKNLSGLADEKTENDFRPVEFDEMNHEHFHDMDESLNEHGKDALFGSNYEHEFDGNFSYENWHSWNDYHVDLDEQEVADFDQFLVQVHPKPNVFQRIQNSKWNKHSTRMNVLILGLDSMSHLSYQRKLPNTYRYLRDHLDMVILDAYNIVGDATTAALIPILTGKTEVELPEVRMNHDDAVSVDKYPMIWNDFRDQGYVTLFAEDEPSISAFNLRLSGFENQPTDHYMRPFWQAIWGSQLRENSVRYCTGAKPHHTYTLDYVKDFFVKYNNVSKFAFAFMSELTHWDNNPGEYVDNDLLKFLKYFEKSGYLDNTLLLLMADHGARYSRVRHTIXGKLEERLPMFAIRLPPKYQTFHPKLTQNLRRNSKKLTTPFDIHETLRDVLDLSRVGKSTSPYSRGISLLQQIPANRTCSMARIDVHWCTCLLQENRDVKSDHVQKAANEILSYINQLTEPVRSECAILKVKEIILAYLMIPNEKVLTYLRSRDTDNRVANFSQEATVDIVHYQITLVTLPNNGMYESTILMNVTDGRIKVNPEMISRLDLYGNQPACVQRRYPDLRKYCYCNQLLLQRNTTHHIG